The window TCAGTCCACATTTTGTAAGATAATGTACAATCTTAAAGATTCAACAAACACAAACACATATATACATAATGCAGCATAATATCATTGATTTCCATGGCTAAACTGTATTCTGCATTATTGAGAGTAGTGACTAGTGACCATCATAGATGTTAAAAGTTTCTATACAAAAGATGTTAGATCTGAAGGGatatctttttctcttttctattTAGTCACCtcacaaaattaaacgatcttGATCATAGAGTGATTTTTTTCATCAAGATCATATCCTAATAGAGAGAGACTTCAGATCCACTATGATAATCTGTTCCTAGCTGTTAGAATCCAACTTAGCTTTATCGTTCTTCTCCCCTCTTCCATCCAATTCTTAAGATGCTGACAGTCTGAAAATTGCGGCTATTCCATTGTACCTTCAATGTCGAGGCTATCGACAGAAGACAGGGAATTGTCATGTTCCTGTGGGTCATTTGCCAATCCAGTGTTTGCCAAAGCTTGTGAACTATCTCCAGCATCTACACGTTTTGAACTTGAGCCTTTCTGGTTCGTTTGATTGCAACGGGTTTGAATGAGATAATGAGCCACAGACTTGAAACCCAAATAGTGGACCTTAAGAAACGAAGAAGAATTTAGCTTTTCTTTGACAGTACTTATAGATATGATTCCAGAGGAGAAAACAAAGCACTATACATAAACATAGGGTCTGTTTGGACTGTGACTTGCAAGTTCTTGGAGTTTTAAGTACTTAGAAAGCAGGCCACTAATCTAATCCTAGAATTTGACTAGTCTATTCCACACCATCTATAAACAAGGAAAAACGAAGTTATATAAATGTTTCCTTACAAAAGCTTGCATCATTTTTTAATCAAGAAACATGATGGAATCTAGAAGGAAAACATTTGTAACTCTACATGTAAATGCATAGAACCTAACCTTTCTATATATAGCACCAGTCGGCATCCATCCGTTTGATTGTCGACACAAACTGCAGTTGCAAATACCTCGACATACTGGGCAGATCCAATTGGGATTCAAATTCACTTCCATCACATTCTCCCCATATCTAAAAATAGAAGTTGCATACAGTTAACTGTTGATATAAATTGCAGAAAGGTGCAAGAAATCCAATGCATATTCTCAATAAAACCATCATTTAGatagtaaaatatatatttatatattttggaGTAGAAAAACTATGGGAGATCGAATTTCCAACCTCCAGGGGGAGAGCTATGCTAATTACCGTTGAGGGAAACTTACAAAgagaaatataatatgattaCAACATATTCATTTATATCAGGCAGAAGTTTGAAATGGGCATGCATCCAATCCAGGATCTTACGCACATAATAACAGGAAtgatcaaatctgttcctatacTAATCAGAACAGCAGCATTGTCAAGATTATATGGGAAAGAGAGTGAAAATTCCATATCCCTCTAAGATCAGCAGAATATATCAACTTACCGTGCGTACAAGCAATCTCCACAAAATTGCCCCTGGCCTAATTTACATTTGCTGCAATGAGTATGGTGACCAAGAGTCTTCTGCCTGCAAGTCATCAGATAATTGTTAACAACACAGATCGTGATCGAAAACCAGGAGAAGATAGTAAAGGctgatattaaaaaatataaaagagaaaagaggaCAAGTAAGTGTTTACATCGTAACTACAAACCATGCTATAAGCAAATGGGTTTTAACAGTCCATTCAGTGAGATGGGAATCATAGTGTAATATATCATAGTCTTTACTCTCTTCTCCTGGTTCTTAACAAGATTGCCTAAATAACACTTCCTAAATTGATGATCAAATAAGAACAACTTGAGAGATTTAAGATACATGGAAATCAATATCCACAAAAGAGAGCAGTCTTGAGATAGTTAAACAGAGAGTAAATAAGATTTACCCCAAAGCCCTCTTTTAGATAGGAGTTCATGCTTACTTTCGAGTTAGATTTATTTTTACTTGACGAACAAATATTGGTAGGATTCACTTATTTGTGAATAAACTATAAATGGGCCAATACAAACAAACCACACTGAGAAAGTATGAAACTAGGAGATTGAGCTTCTATTAACTACTGTCAAGGAAACTCTTGTTCATAGCTATTAGTGTTGGTGGGTAACtgacaaaaaatagaaaatttcacgTTTATCTGAGGATTCGATTCCAAAAGTCTTTTCTAATTATTCTATAAGAACTGCTTAGTAAAGCCGACATCTCTTTCTCTAGTTGGGTGCCTCTCATGGGCTTGGTCTTTTTCTTTGTGCCACCTTGTAtcctttcatttcttttttccttaatgaaacttataaaattaaaacatatattcaGTAATCAAACATTGCCTACCGGATACTATCAACAATCAACATCACATTTGATATATATCAACTTTTAAAGGTTTAAGGTTAAGGATTTGAGTTGAATGACCATTGTCTGCGAGACAAtatatttaagaaataaaagGAAAGCAGGAAATAGTATTACCTGCATTGATGACATGACTTTCCATTGACAGGATCATACAAACGCTTTCCATCTTGACCATATCCATCCACACCAAGAACCCAATCTGATTCACAATCTCCCAAAAGCTTGGCATCTTCTTCTGTGTAAATTTCTGGTTGCGAGCCTTCTTTTATGTGAATCTCATTACTTTTAGAATTTCCATTCTTACTTTTCGGACGGATCTCTACATAACTAACTGGAGTCAATGTCTTCAACCTAGATATCATGAGCGATATCAATCCCACAACTACCACTAACTTGCTTGTCAGCCAAATGTTAAATTTGTTGCCAATCATATTCTTTGTCCTCAAGAGAAAATCTTTAATAGTCTTTACAATCAAAGACAAAGTAATAAGTTATTATCTTGATTTATAAATTTTtggtactttttttattttgatccAATGATCCCCATGCTTTGCAAAGAAACTTAAAGAGTAATTCTGAAAACATCTCAAGATCTTGTGGTTGTGCTGAGACATGCCAAGAAAGGTTCATTTTCTGTAACATAAATCTAAACAAAGTTGAAAACTAAGTCAATTCAGAAAATTTATGGCAGGATTTGAAACCTCTTCACACTCTACTTTACTTTAAAAACATATTTCGAAGATATCCTTGTTTAGCCACATTTCTTTCCTCCTCCATCCATAATTTGAAAATGTGAGACATGAAAAGGGCAAGTGATCCGTGTCCAATCTCAAAACCCCAGAGAAATGAGAAATAATAAAGAATTTCATTTCTAACCCAATAGTAGATATCACTTAGAATTTACACCTCAACCCCAAAACCTTACAACTTAAGCTTATAGGTAACAGTAAACTTAACTTAAACTAAGACTAATATTTTAATAATCTCTTTGCGTGTGGGCTTGAAAATTTGTACAAAAAGCGAACAAGTGTTCATTGATTGATATCAATTGAGTGAAAAGTGACATATTGACATACCAGTGGCTCGAAAACAAAACCTCCTCTCAGGGACCATGCCAAAAAACCATTAAACTCACTAAATTTAAAAGC is drawn from Cucumis melo cultivar AY chromosome 11, USDA_Cmelo_AY_1.0, whole genome shotgun sequence and contains these coding sequences:
- the LOC103498419 gene encoding uncharacterized protein LOC103498419; translated protein: MVSRRKGGGGRAVVVGNGTVTDLPAPGYEQLRDQRVRENLDRMQKLGIIELSLKLKSTPAAAPKRFPKKFSQKEPPTRSPADEPYRRSSRLKTLTPVSYVEIRPKSKNGNSKSNEIHIKEGSQPEIYTEEDAKLLGDCESDWVLGVDGYGQDGKRLYDPVNGKSCHQCRQKTLGHHTHCSKCKLGQGQFCGDCLYARYGENVMEVNLNPNWICPVCRGICNCSLCRQSNGWMPTGAIYRKVHYLGFKSVAHYLIQTRCNQTNQKGSSSKRVDAGDSSQALANTGLANDPQEHDNSLSSVDSLDIEGTME